A region from the Cetobacterium sp. ZOR0034 genome encodes:
- the prfA gene encoding peptide chain release factor 1 produces the protein MFTKLEEVIVRFDELTEALGSPEVLSNPKKMMECNKALNDITPIVEKYKEYKRYQEDLEFIKDNIRGEKDPDMKEMMQEELKEIEEIIPNIEQEMKVLLLPKDPNDDRNVIIEIRGGAGGDEAALFAGNLFRMYTRYAERKKWKIEIIEKQEIGVGGIKEAVFSITGQGAYSRLKFESGVHRVQRVPETESSGRIHTSTATVAVLPEVDEVQDVKINSSDLKIDTFRASGAGGQHVNMTDSAVRITHLPSGVIVQCQDERSQLKNREKAMKHLASKLYEMELEKQRSAVESERRLQVGSGDRSEKIRTYNYPQGRITDHRIKFTAHQLEAFLDGDIDHMIDALTTFAQAEMLSSSAE, from the coding sequence GTGTTTACTAAATTAGAAGAAGTTATAGTAAGATTTGATGAGTTAACAGAAGCTTTAGGTTCTCCAGAAGTTTTAAGCAATCCAAAAAAAATGATGGAGTGTAATAAGGCATTAAACGATATAACACCTATTGTTGAAAAGTACAAAGAGTATAAGAGATACCAAGAGGATTTAGAGTTTATAAAAGATAATATCAGAGGAGAGAAAGACCCTGATATGAAAGAGATGATGCAAGAGGAATTAAAAGAGATAGAAGAGATAATTCCAAACATCGAACAAGAGATGAAGGTTTTATTATTACCAAAAGATCCTAACGATGACAGAAACGTTATCATAGAGATAAGAGGAGGAGCTGGAGGAGACGAGGCTGCTCTATTTGCTGGAAACTTATTCAGAATGTATACTAGATATGCAGAGAGAAAGAAGTGGAAGATAGAGATAATTGAAAAGCAAGAGATTGGTGTAGGAGGAATAAAGGAAGCTGTATTCTCTATAACTGGTCAAGGTGCTTACTCAAGATTAAAGTTTGAATCTGGAGTTCATAGAGTACAAAGAGTTCCTGAAACTGAATCATCGGGAAGAATTCATACATCAACTGCAACAGTTGCGGTATTACCTGAAGTTGATGAAGTACAAGATGTAAAAATCAATTCATCAGATTTAAAAATTGATACGTTCAGAGCATCTGGAGCGGGAGGTCAGCACGTTAACATGACTGACTCTGCTGTTAGAATAACTCACTTACCTTCAGGAGTTATTGTTCAATGTCAAGACGAGAGATCACAGTTAAAAAATAGAGAAAAAGCTATGAAACATTTGGCTTCAAAACTATATGAGATGGAGTTAGAGAAGCAAAGATCAGCTGTTGAAAGTGAAAGAAGACTTCAAGTTGGATCAGGAGATAGATCTGAAAAAATCAGAACTTATAACTATCCTCAAGGAAGAATTACTGATCACAGAATTAAGTTTACTGCACATCAACTAGAAGCTTTCTTAGATGGAGATATCGATCATATGATAGATGCTTTAACTACGTTTGCTCAAGCAGAAATGCTTTCAAGTTCAGCGGAGTAA
- the prmC gene encoding peptide chain release factor N(5)-glutamine methyltransferase, with the protein MKLLDILKFSEEYLKKYSFSKPRLESEKIISHVLKLERITLYAYFDMELNLEQKEKIKDYLKAMARNRVTFDELPKEEKNIAEEKDFSVENRELLQKSIQYLQNNDVADAKLDAEYIFAHVLNVKRTVLSLNLRREIKEEEKSEIKELLHKRAKAKKPLQYLLGEWEFYGLPFKVDERVLIPRADTEILVEQCKFILSELQNPKVLDIGTGSGAISVTIAKEVPDADVLGADISTDALEVAVENRKLNDVEKNLKFIKSDVFSNIKDTDYDMIISNPPYIPKEEYEELMPEVKLHEPSGALTDNGDGYYFYKKISEESPKYLKDGGYLAFEVGYNQAFEVSEFMKKAGFEIVGVIKDYAGIDRVVIGRKSGEEGVNKVS; encoded by the coding sequence ATGAAATTACTAGATATATTAAAATTTTCTGAGGAGTATTTGAAAAAATACTCCTTTTCAAAACCCAGATTAGAGAGTGAAAAAATTATATCTCATGTACTGAAGTTAGAAAGAATAACTCTGTATGCTTATTTTGATATGGAATTAAATTTAGAGCAAAAAGAAAAAATAAAAGATTATCTAAAAGCGATGGCTAGAAATAGGGTAACTTTTGATGAATTGCCTAAAGAGGAAAAAAACATAGCTGAGGAGAAAGATTTTTCAGTAGAGAACAGAGAACTTTTACAAAAGAGTATCCAGTATCTACAAAATAATGATGTTGCAGATGCTAAATTAGATGCAGAATATATCTTTGCTCATGTTCTTAATGTTAAAAGAACAGTTCTTTCTTTGAATCTAAGAAGAGAGATAAAGGAAGAGGAGAAATCTGAAATAAAAGAGTTACTTCATAAAAGAGCAAAAGCTAAAAAACCACTTCAATATCTTTTAGGAGAGTGGGAGTTTTATGGATTACCATTTAAAGTTGACGAAAGAGTTTTAATACCTAGAGCTGATACAGAGATTTTAGTAGAGCAGTGTAAATTTATATTGAGTGAGCTTCAAAATCCTAAAGTTTTAGATATTGGAACAGGAAGTGGAGCAATATCTGTAACAATAGCTAAAGAAGTTCCTGATGCAGATGTATTGGGTGCAGATATAAGTACAGATGCTTTAGAAGTAGCAGTAGAAAATAGAAAATTAAATGATGTAGAAAAAAATCTGAAGTTTATAAAATCAGATGTATTTTCAAATATAAAAGATACAGATTATGATATGATAATATCGAATCCACCATATATTCCAAAAGAGGAGTATGAAGAGTTAATGCCTGAGGTTAAGTTACATGAACCTTCTGGAGCATTAACAGATAATGGAGACGGATACTATTTCTATAAGAAAATTTCTGAGGAGTCACCCAAATATCTAAAAGATGGAGGATATTTAGCTTTTGAAGTTGGATATAATCAAGCTTTTGAAGTGAGTGAATTTATGAAAAAAGCTGGATTTGAAATAGTTGGAGTTATAAAAGATTATGCTGGAATAGATAGAGTTGTAATTGGAAGAAAGAGTGGTGAAGAGGGTGTCAACAAAGTTAGTTGA
- the queA gene encoding tRNA preQ1(34) S-adenosylmethionine ribosyltransferase-isomerase QueA has translation MSTKLVDYDYHLPDELIGQKPREPRDHSKLMIVDKENQKIEHKQFFNIIDYLKEGDVLVRNSTKVIPARLFGKKETGGVLEILLIKRVSLDTWECLLKPAKKLKVGQKLEIGDNKELIAELIEIKDDGNRVLKFYYEGAFEEVLDKLGKMPLPPYIVEALETKDRYQTVYAIKGESVAAPTAGLHFTTELLEKIKAKGIEILDVFLEVGLGTFRPVQTEDVLDHKMHEEIFEIPEYTVERIKKAKVENRRVIAVGTTTVRALESSLDEEGNLVSKIGSTDIFIYPGYEFKVLDALITNFHLPKSTLLMLVSAFSTREFMLDVYNEAVKEEYHFFSFGDAMFIC, from the coding sequence GTGTCAACAAAGTTAGTTGATTATGATTATCATCTGCCAGATGAGCTGATTGGACAAAAGCCTAGAGAGCCTAGAGATCACTCGAAGTTGATGATAGTTGATAAAGAGAATCAAAAGATAGAGCACAAACAATTTTTTAATATTATAGATTATTTAAAAGAGGGAGATGTTCTTGTAAGAAATTCAACAAAAGTTATACCTGCTAGACTTTTTGGTAAAAAAGAAACTGGTGGAGTATTGGAAATACTTTTAATTAAAAGAGTTAGTTTAGATACTTGGGAGTGCTTATTAAAGCCCGCTAAGAAATTGAAGGTAGGTCAAAAACTTGAAATTGGAGATAATAAAGAGCTTATTGCTGAACTTATTGAAATAAAAGATGATGGAAATAGAGTTCTGAAATTTTATTATGAAGGAGCATTTGAAGAGGTTCTAGATAAACTTGGAAAGATGCCTTTACCTCCATACATAGTTGAAGCTTTAGAGACAAAAGATAGATATCAAACTGTATATGCTATAAAAGGAGAATCAGTTGCTGCTCCAACAGCTGGACTGCATTTTACAACTGAACTTTTAGAAAAAATAAAAGCCAAAGGAATAGAGATTCTAGATGTATTTTTAGAAGTTGGATTAGGAACATTTAGACCGGTTCAAACTGAGGATGTTTTAGATCATAAGATGCATGAAGAGATTTTTGAAATACCGGAATATACAGTAGAAAGAATAAAAAAAGCAAAAGTTGAAAATAGAAGAGTTATTGCAGTTGGAACAACGACTGTTAGAGCTTTGGAATCATCATTAGATGAAGAGGGAAATTTAGTTTCGAAAATAGGTTCTACAGATATATTTATATATCCAGGATATGAATTTAAAGTTTTAGATGCTCTTATAACAAATTTCCATCTTCCAAAGTCGACACTTCTGATGTTGGTTTCGGCGTTTTCAACGAGAGAGTTTATGTTAGATGTATATAATGAAGCTGTAAAAGAGGAGTATCACTTCTTCAGTTTCGGAGATGCAATGTTTATTTGCTAG
- the rsmD gene encoding 16S rRNA (guanine(966)-N(2))-methyltransferase RsmD: MRIIAGEAKGKRLECRKGVDTRPTQDSIKESLFSIIAPYITDARFLDLFSGTGNIALEALSRGAKRAVMIEKDQEALKYIIKNINNLGYENKSRAYKNEVLRAVEILGRKGEKFDIIFMDPPYKDEVCERVMRAVSKANLLAEDGLIICEHHMFEDMADEVGEFRKTDERKYGKKVVTFYTR, encoded by the coding sequence ATGAGAATAATTGCTGGTGAAGCAAAAGGAAAAAGATTAGAGTGTAGAAAAGGTGTAGATACAAGACCTACACAAGATAGTATAAAAGAGTCTCTTTTCTCAATAATAGCACCATATATAACAGATGCGAGATTCTTAGATCTGTTTAGTGGAACAGGAAATATAGCTTTAGAAGCTTTAAGTAGAGGAGCTAAAAGAGCTGTAATGATCGAGAAAGATCAAGAGGCATTAAAATATATAATAAAAAATATAAATAATTTAGGCTATGAAAATAAATCGAGAGCTTATAAGAATGAAGTTTTAAGAGCTGTTGAGATTTTAGGTAGAAAAGGTGAAAAGTTCGATATAATATTCATGGACCCTCCTTATAAAGATGAGGTATGTGAAAGAGTTATGAGAGCTGTATCTAAGGCTAACTTATTAGCTGAAGATGGACTTATAATTTGTGAGCATCATATGTTTGAAGATATGGCTGATGAAGTTGGAGAGTTCAGAAAAACAGATGAGAGAAAATATGGGAAAAAAGTTGTAACGTTCTATACAAGATAA
- the xseB gene encoding exodeoxyribonuclease VII small subunit — protein sequence MKKDSFEFNINEIDMIIEKLDSGELSLDESIKEYEKAMKLLKKSSDLLNKAEGKIIKVALNGEEIELEVEEDA from the coding sequence ATGAAAAAGGATAGTTTTGAGTTTAATATTAATGAGATTGATATGATAATTGAAAAATTAGATAGTGGTGAGTTATCTTTAGATGAATCAATAAAAGAGTATGAAAAAGCTATGAAGTTATTGAAAAAATCTTCTGATCTTTTAAATAAAGCAGAGGGAAAAATAATAAAAGTAGCATTAAATGGTGAAGAGATAGAGTTAGAGGTGGAAGAGGATGCTTAA
- a CDS encoding polyprenyl synthetase family protein: MLKNHLKSRRELIDSKIEFYLNKLEYPNVIAEGMRYSVLNGGKRLRPILLLMVLDLYKKDLELGIPSAVAIELIHSYSLVHDDLPALDNDDYRRGKLTTHKKFGEAEAILIGDALLTHSFSIVADESEGVEASKLLKIIGKISRYAGINGMIGGQMVDIESEKKKVSLETLEYIHTNKTGKLLKLPVEIGAIISDATKEEYAALEKYSELIGLAFQIKDDILDIEGDFEKIGKPVGSDLELEKTTYPSIFGIEKSKQILKDVVEEAKNSLGVFQKERVRMFVELADYIAFREN, encoded by the coding sequence ATGCTTAAAAATCACTTGAAATCTAGAAGAGAATTAATAGATTCTAAGATAGAGTTTTATCTAAATAAATTGGAGTATCCAAATGTTATTGCAGAGGGGATGAGGTACTCTGTTTTGAACGGTGGAAAAAGATTAAGACCAATTCTCTTGTTGATGGTGTTAGATCTTTATAAAAAAGATTTAGAGCTAGGGATTCCATCAGCGGTAGCTATTGAGCTAATTCATTCATACTCTTTAGTGCATGATGATCTACCCGCTTTAGATAATGATGATTATAGAAGAGGTAAACTTACAACTCATAAAAAATTTGGAGAAGCAGAAGCGATACTTATAGGTGATGCGTTGCTAACTCATTCTTTCTCTATTGTTGCTGATGAAAGTGAGGGAGTAGAGGCTTCAAAGCTTTTAAAAATTATAGGAAAAATATCTAGATATGCTGGTATAAACGGAATGATTGGTGGCCAGATGGTAGATATAGAAAGTGAAAAGAAAAAGGTTTCGTTAGAAACATTAGAGTATATTCATACCAATAAAACAGGGAAGCTTTTAAAGTTGCCAGTAGAGATTGGGGCTATAATTTCTGATGCGACAAAAGAGGAGTACGCAGCTTTGGAAAAATATTCAGAATTGATTGGCTTGGCTTTTCAAATAAAGGATGATATTTTAGATATTGAAGGTGATTTTGAAAAGATAGGTAAACCAGTAGGAAGTGATTTAGAGCTAGAGAAAACTACTTATCCAAGTATTTTCGGAATCGAGAAAAGTAAACAAATATTGAAAGATGTTGTTGAAGAAGCTAAAAATAGTTTGGGCGTTTTTCAAAAAGAAAGAGTTCGAATGTTTGTAGAATTAGCTGATTATATTGCTTTTAGAGAAAACTAA
- a CDS encoding PhoU domain-containing protein, translated as MRTLIESLKALDEHYLETLKYVGRNFDVNLEMLQNNSFNPTLYGEAKMIEDFINSFEVKLKEDSIITMARFQPAAKNLRKLVMIINSVRVLERMGDLLKANLTLIKDIEKKSPNLAYAMNERVLPIAKKIRGLFGMYVEAFLNEDVSLLYNILYLDEEIDDLIDENTAYFLGKMKETPENVVGGSELMLLDKKFERLSDHIIHLASDLIYILNGENTRKAELESQIKTKK; from the coding sequence ATGAGAACTTTAATTGAATCTTTAAAAGCATTAGATGAACACTATTTAGAAACATTAAAATATGTTGGAAGAAATTTTGACGTTAACTTAGAAATGCTTCAAAATAATAGCTTCAACCCAACTCTTTATGGAGAAGCGAAAATGATAGAGGATTTTATAAACTCTTTTGAAGTTAAGTTAAAAGAGGACTCTATAATCACAATGGCAAGATTCCAACCTGCTGCTAAAAATCTTAGAAAGTTAGTTATGATAATTAACAGTGTAAGAGTTTTAGAAAGAATGGGTGACCTTTTAAAAGCAAACCTTACTCTTATTAAGGATATTGAAAAAAAATCACCTAATTTAGCTTACGCTATGAACGAAAGAGTTTTACCAATTGCCAAAAAAATTAGAGGACTTTTTGGAATGTATGTTGAGGCTTTCCTAAATGAAGACGTAAGTTTGCTTTATAACATCCTTTATTTAGATGAAGAGATTGATGATCTGATTGATGAAAACACTGCATACTTCTTAGGAAAAATGAAAGAAACTCCTGAAAATGTTGTTGGTGGATCTGAACTTATGTTACTTGATAAAAAATTCGAAAGACTATCAGACCATATAATTCATTTAGCAAGTGATCTAATCTATATCCTAAACGGAGAAAATACTAGAAAAGCTGAGCTTGAAAGTCAAATAAAAACTAAGAAATAA